A single region of the Ptychodera flava strain L36383 chromosome 9, AS_Pfla_20210202, whole genome shotgun sequence genome encodes:
- the LOC139141178 gene encoding plexin-B-like — protein MRGSDLDLACTSEEVYVTVGQDECVVESLSDVQLNCVPPEEEPAAVNKTGSPTRNGYPEVRVEVGYLSFYIGYLRYPKADTGHSQTYTAIVVVSIIFLFLGIVAAIGLGVIFRNRIKYLDRREDLAKGIIKTMEMKERRSDKRFQLLSYGDYAAYMLFEGKNYNRVLNGKIQQTPDDSKCLEDFRSLLKDKLFCVELIRTLEDRDDITPEDGSVSGFAR, from the exons atgCGT GGAAGTGATTTAGATCTAGCCTGTACATCAGAAGAAGTCTATGTCACCGTTGGACAAGATGAGTGTGTAGTCGAAAGTTTGTCCGACGTCCAGCTGAATTGTGTTCCGCCAGAGGAAGAACCTGCAGCGGTCAATAAAACGGGAAGTCCGACGAGAAATGGCTATCCTGAAGTAAGA GTGGAAGTTGGATACCTGTCGTTCTACATCGGTTACTTAAGATATCCGAAAGCAGATACAGGGCATTCACAAACGTATACCGCCATCGTTGTAGTCTCtataatttttctgtttctgGGTATTGTTGCTGCCATAGGTTTAGGTGTCATATTCAGAAATAGAATCAAATACCTGGACAGGCGAGAGGATCTTGCGAAGGGTATTATAAAAACgatggaaatgaaagaaaggaGGAGTG ACAAACGCTTTCAACTGCTGTCTTACGGTGATTACGCTGCCTATATGCTGTTTGAAGGAAAGAACTACAACAGAgttttaaatggcaaaatacag CAAACACCTGACGACAGCAAATGTCTTGAAGACTTTAGGTCCTTGCTTAAAGACAAGTTGTTCTGTGTTGAGTTAATACGTACCTTGGAAGATCGGGATGACATTACACCTGAGGACGG atctgttagtgggtttgcccgttga